The Stenotrophomonas rhizophila genome has a window encoding:
- a CDS encoding AAA family ATPase translates to MTDHSAPPPLSPPALTGQSLVERVDAVRDAVGRAFIGQPEVLDQILIALLAGGHVLIEGVPGLGKTLLVRALAQALELDYGRVQFTPDLMPSDVSGHAVYDPKSESFKIRRGPVFTNLLLADEINRAPAKTQSALLEVMQEGQVTIEGKAFALTPPFLALATQNPVEQEGTYPLPEAQLDRFLLKVIIDYPALEDEKRMVDAITTGRSAADFDLSQVPRVLNAAEVIALQQATAAITVDPEVVDYAVRIVAATRQFPGIALGAGPRGSIALVRAARAQAVLAGRDFVTPDDVREIARPALRHRIALAPELQIEGQSADDALTALLAKVEAPRK, encoded by the coding sequence ATGACCGACCACTCCGCTCCGCCGCCGTTGTCCCCGCCCGCGCTGACCGGGCAGAGCCTGGTTGAACGCGTCGATGCCGTGCGCGACGCCGTCGGCCGCGCTTTCATCGGCCAGCCCGAGGTGCTCGACCAGATCCTGATCGCGCTGCTGGCCGGTGGCCATGTGCTGATCGAAGGCGTGCCCGGGCTGGGCAAGACCCTGCTGGTGCGCGCCCTGGCGCAGGCACTGGAGCTGGACTACGGCCGCGTGCAGTTCACCCCGGACCTGATGCCCAGCGACGTCAGCGGCCACGCGGTGTACGACCCGAAATCGGAGAGCTTCAAGATCCGCCGCGGCCCGGTGTTCACCAACCTGCTGCTGGCCGATGAAATCAACCGCGCCCCGGCCAAGACCCAGTCGGCCCTGCTGGAAGTGATGCAGGAAGGCCAGGTCACCATCGAAGGCAAGGCATTCGCACTGACCCCGCCGTTCCTGGCGCTGGCCACGCAGAACCCGGTCGAACAGGAAGGCACCTACCCGCTGCCCGAAGCCCAGCTGGACCGCTTCCTGCTCAAGGTCATCATCGATTACCCGGCGCTGGAGGACGAGAAGCGGATGGTGGATGCAATCACCACCGGCCGCAGCGCCGCCGACTTCGATCTGTCGCAGGTACCGCGCGTGCTCAACGCCGCCGAGGTGATCGCGTTGCAGCAGGCGACCGCGGCGATCACGGTGGATCCGGAAGTGGTGGACTACGCGGTGCGCATCGTGGCGGCCACCCGCCAGTTCCCTGGCATCGCGCTCGGCGCCGGCCCGCGCGGCAGCATCGCGCTGGTGCGTGCGGCGCGTGCGCAGGCGGTGCTGGCCGGCCGCGACTTCGTCACTCCCGATGACGTGCGCGAGATCGCCCGCCCGGCACTGCGCCACCGTATTGCGCTGGCCCCGGAACTGCAGATCGAAGGCCAGTCGGCCGACGATGCGTTGACCGCGTTGCTGGCCAAGGTGGAAGCGCCGCGCAAATGA
- a CDS encoding DUF4350 domain-containing protein codes for MSARLRWLVVLAVLLVVGVPLAILFLRSHERVVHTEHLPPQGEASYNPLYVLGQALRADGITVHSSPRLDLPRMQLKPADTVLLLQDTADVPAPTAQALLAWVERGGHLLLRTPPPFKDEDAAQGPLLDALGVDTEYYESNCKAFHIADDPGHSEFCSGRRFGVDVPDGVRVDREWGDDEGLVFARLRKGEGSVDVLSDMEFLKGTPRIFNAEDPKGSLADGLHDLAHRDLTRHVLDPNYAEGTVWLIYGSRPPTLWSRIFYQGWPVWVPLLLALLAWLWQRAQRLGSLLPAPATERRSLLEHVRASGEHLLRYGKAPLLYDATRRAFLARLRRRAPTAAALSGEAQVHAIASLLHWPHSRVQTALQVPPSKDVVALRERIRLLIQMRNLL; via the coding sequence ATGAGTGCCCGTCTGCGCTGGTTGGTGGTGCTGGCCGTGCTGCTGGTGGTGGGCGTGCCATTGGCGATCCTGTTCCTGCGCAGCCATGAACGCGTGGTCCATACCGAGCACCTGCCGCCGCAGGGCGAGGCCAGCTACAACCCGCTGTACGTGCTGGGCCAGGCGCTGCGTGCCGACGGCATCACCGTGCATTCCAGCCCGCGCCTCGACCTGCCGCGCATGCAGCTCAAGCCGGCCGATACCGTGCTGTTGCTGCAGGACACCGCCGATGTGCCCGCCCCCACCGCGCAGGCGCTGCTGGCGTGGGTGGAACGCGGCGGCCACCTGCTGTTGCGCACGCCGCCGCCGTTCAAGGACGAAGACGCCGCGCAGGGGCCGCTGCTGGACGCGCTGGGCGTGGATACCGAGTACTACGAGAGCAACTGCAAGGCCTTCCACATTGCCGACGACCCGGGCCATTCCGAGTTCTGCAGTGGCCGCCGTTTCGGCGTGGACGTGCCCGACGGCGTGCGTGTCGATCGCGAATGGGGCGATGACGAGGGCCTGGTGTTCGCGCGGCTGCGCAAGGGCGAAGGAAGCGTGGACGTGCTGTCGGACATGGAGTTCCTCAAGGGCACGCCGAGGATCTTCAACGCCGAGGATCCCAAGGGCAGCCTGGCCGACGGCCTGCACGACCTCGCGCACCGCGACCTGACCCGCCATGTGCTCGACCCGAACTACGCCGAAGGCACGGTGTGGCTGATCTACGGCTCCCGCCCGCCCACGCTGTGGTCACGCATCTTCTACCAGGGCTGGCCGGTGTGGGTACCCCTGCTGCTGGCCCTGCTGGCATGGCTGTGGCAGCGCGCGCAGCGGCTGGGCAGCCTGCTGCCGGCGCCGGCCACCGAACGCCGTTCGCTGCTGGAACATGTTCGTGCCAGCGGCGAGCACCTGCTGCGCTATGGCAAGGCACCGCTGTTGTACGACGCCACCCGACGCGCCTTCCTGGCCCGGCTGCGGCGGCGCGCACCCACCGCTGCCGCGCTCAGCGGCGAGGCGCAGGTGCACGCCATCGCCAGCCTGCTGCACTGGCCGCATTCCCGTGTCCAGACCGCTTTGCAGGTGCCGCCATCGAAGGATGTGGTGGCCCTGCGTGAGCGCATCCGCCTGCTGATCCAGATGAGAAACCTGCTATGA
- a CDS encoding DUF1190 domain-containing protein has protein sequence MKRSRTTALLLMSAAPLLFTACQKDEAVKVQEGLYTSVQACTDATGDPSACRTAFAEAQKQSADAAPKYASRAECEAEYNAEQCVEQKTSTGHSFIGPMMMGFFMSQMLSNRGAGLAQAPAASPAYQDKAKGWARPAPGGSGGLNTASGIGAGKAGLAPVTSTPNRAVTASRGGFGNTSSSRSSYGG, from the coding sequence ATGAAACGTTCCAGGACCACCGCACTGTTGCTGATGAGCGCCGCACCGCTGCTGTTCACTGCCTGCCAGAAGGATGAGGCGGTGAAGGTGCAGGAGGGGCTGTACACCTCGGTGCAGGCCTGTACCGACGCCACCGGTGACCCGTCCGCCTGCCGCACGGCGTTCGCCGAAGCGCAGAAGCAGTCCGCTGATGCGGCCCCCAAGTACGCCTCGCGTGCAGAATGCGAAGCCGAGTACAACGCCGAGCAGTGCGTGGAACAGAAGACCTCCACCGGCCATTCGTTCATCGGCCCGATGATGATGGGCTTCTTCATGTCGCAGATGCTCAGCAACCGTGGCGCCGGCCTGGCGCAGGCCCCGGCCGCGAGCCCGGCCTACCAGGACAAAGCGAAGGGCTGGGCACGCCCGGCCCCGGGCGGCAGCGGCGGGCTGAACACCGCCAGCGGCATCGGCGCCGGCAAGGCCGGCCTGGCCCCGGTCACCAGCACCCCGAACCGCGCCGTCACCGCCAGCCGCGGCGGCTTCGGCAACACCAGCAGCAGCCGCAGCAGCTACGGCGGTTGA
- a CDS encoding glutathionylspermidine synthase family protein, which yields MKRVRIDERSQWRARAAESGFRFHTIDGLPYWDETAYYAFTLRQIEQDIEDPSAELHAMSMDLVDEVVRSEQLMDQLAIPPAFRDWIANSWRRGEPHLYGRLDFAYDGTGPAKLYELNYDTPTSLFEASFFQWQWLEDQRNQNRLPPQADQFNAIHEALVERFGQLSAQLPPPLYFSAVGSSEEDQGTVAYLRDCAAQAGLRGEAIAIEDIGLSEDGRFTALDDTVIGSLFKLYPLEDLMTESFGQALPTSGVQLLEPAWKAILSNKGVLPLLWQRHRGHPNLLAAEFDDGSALPAGWVRKPLFSREGANVAMHLADGSWQESEGPYNGPAIRQAAHPLTSFDGGYPLIGSWIVGDQACGMGIREDDSRITRDSARFVPHAIIDEAPTRIYV from the coding sequence ATGAAGCGTGTGCGAATCGACGAGCGCAGCCAGTGGCGCGCTCGTGCCGCCGAGTCCGGTTTCCGCTTCCACACCATCGACGGCCTGCCGTACTGGGATGAAACCGCGTACTACGCCTTCACCCTGCGCCAGATCGAGCAGGACATCGAAGACCCCAGCGCCGAACTGCACGCGATGTCCATGGACCTGGTGGACGAGGTGGTGCGCAGCGAACAGCTGATGGACCAGCTGGCGATTCCGCCCGCGTTCCGCGACTGGATCGCCAACAGCTGGCGCCGCGGCGAGCCGCACCTGTACGGACGGCTGGACTTCGCCTATGACGGCACCGGTCCGGCCAAGCTCTACGAGCTCAATTACGACACGCCGACCTCGCTGTTCGAGGCCTCGTTCTTCCAGTGGCAGTGGCTGGAAGACCAGCGCAACCAGAACCGCCTGCCGCCGCAGGCCGACCAGTTCAACGCCATCCATGAGGCGCTGGTGGAGCGCTTCGGGCAGCTGTCGGCGCAGTTGCCGCCGCCGCTGTACTTCAGTGCCGTGGGCAGTTCCGAAGAAGACCAGGGCACCGTGGCCTACCTGCGCGACTGCGCGGCCCAGGCCGGGCTGCGTGGCGAGGCGATCGCAATCGAAGACATCGGCCTGTCCGAGGACGGGCGCTTTACTGCGCTCGACGACACGGTGATCGGCAGCCTGTTCAAGCTGTACCCGCTGGAAGACCTGATGACCGAATCGTTCGGGCAGGCGCTGCCCACCTCGGGCGTGCAGCTGCTGGAACCGGCGTGGAAGGCGATCCTGAGCAACAAGGGCGTGCTGCCGCTGCTGTGGCAGCGCCACCGTGGCCACCCGAACCTGCTGGCGGCCGAGTTCGATGACGGCAGCGCGCTGCCGGCCGGCTGGGTGCGCAAGCCGTTGTTCTCGCGCGAAGGCGCCAACGTGGCCATGCATTTGGCCGACGGCAGCTGGCAGGAGAGCGAAGGCCCCTACAACGGCCCGGCGATCCGCCAGGCCGCGCATCCGCTCACGTCGTTCGACGGCGGTTACCCGTTGATCGGCAGCTGGATCGTGGGCGACCAGGCCTGTGGCATGGGCATCCGCGAAGATGACAGCCGGATCACCCGCGACAGCGCCCGGTTCGTCCCGCACGCGATCATCGACGAAGCCCCGACGCGCATTTACGTCTGA
- the dinG gene encoding ATP-dependent DNA helicase DinG — translation MTEKVEAPRALNDELKTVIRDAYAKLQANTPGFSTRRSQSQMIGVVSRALSQSGGVGVVEAPTGVGKSLGYLTAGVPIALATKKKLVISTGTVALQSQLVERDIPNFLKATGLEATVALAKGRTRYLCTRNAAEAHGDGAQEGMFEDEQPLFDRPLAPIEMDLAQKLSKDFVEGRWNGDLDNAPDTISPSLRSRITTPASGCAGRKCAYSAQCAVLRARNTVRDAQIVVTNHALLLSALSIGESDNGQPLIAPPSDMLLVLDEGHHIGNVAIDQGAASLALDEMAKRTGRLQILIAAAYRAVDKDKLGNLLPNEAIDVAARVSKQLRAFRDVIDRSWQPDPAAQEPMWRAPNGRLPDIWMADIEALADDTRALFNWAHAAQSQVAKGKPEDAARERLQRTLGMALEMIEQQHNLWTAWRREDKEGQPPFARWVTLSRDGDLILHCSPVSAANVLRKLLWDEVDSVVMTSATLTGGGDFQALAIDNGIPNEAEMVSLASPFDLPNQAELIVPNFPVTPDDRDRHPKEVAKYLVKELDWSKGSIVLFTSRWKMEKVAELMPAAQRKQVLVQGETAKQKMIDEHLRRTSAGEGSVLFGLNSFGEGLDLPGEACTTVVITQVPFAVPTDPQTSTLSEWFESRGLNAFNLIAIPHALRTLTQFAGRLIRTSTDTGRVIILDSRLISRRYGKRIIDALPPFKRVIG, via the coding sequence GTGACCGAAAAAGTTGAAGCCCCGCGTGCGCTGAACGACGAGCTCAAGACCGTCATCCGCGATGCCTACGCCAAGCTGCAGGCCAATACCCCCGGCTTCAGCACGCGGCGTTCGCAGAGCCAGATGATCGGCGTGGTCTCGCGTGCGCTGTCGCAGAGCGGCGGGGTAGGGGTGGTCGAGGCGCCCACCGGCGTGGGTAAGAGCCTGGGCTACCTCACCGCCGGCGTGCCGATTGCGCTGGCCACCAAGAAGAAGCTGGTGATCAGCACCGGCACGGTGGCGCTGCAGTCGCAGCTGGTCGAGCGCGACATCCCGAACTTCCTCAAGGCCACCGGCCTGGAGGCCACCGTGGCGCTGGCCAAGGGCCGCACCCGCTACCTGTGCACGCGCAATGCCGCCGAAGCGCATGGCGATGGCGCGCAGGAAGGCATGTTCGAGGACGAGCAGCCGCTGTTCGACCGCCCGCTTGCGCCGATTGAAATGGACCTGGCGCAGAAGCTGAGCAAGGATTTCGTGGAAGGTCGCTGGAATGGCGACCTGGACAACGCGCCGGATACCATCAGCCCATCGCTGCGTTCGCGCATCACCACCCCGGCGTCGGGCTGCGCGGGCCGCAAGTGCGCCTACTCGGCGCAGTGTGCGGTGCTGCGCGCACGCAACACCGTGCGTGATGCGCAGATCGTGGTGACCAACCACGCGTTGCTGCTGTCGGCGCTCTCCATTGGCGAAAGCGACAACGGCCAGCCGCTGATCGCCCCTCCCTCGGACATGCTGCTGGTGCTCGACGAAGGCCACCACATCGGCAACGTAGCCATCGACCAGGGCGCGGCCAGCCTGGCCCTGGATGAGATGGCCAAGCGCACCGGCCGCCTGCAGATCCTGATCGCCGCCGCCTACCGCGCGGTGGACAAGGACAAGCTGGGCAACCTGCTGCCCAACGAAGCCATCGACGTGGCCGCGCGGGTCAGCAAGCAGCTGCGCGCGTTCCGCGACGTGATCGACCGCAGCTGGCAACCGGACCCGGCCGCGCAGGAACCGATGTGGCGCGCGCCGAACGGTCGCCTGCCGGATATCTGGATGGCCGACATCGAGGCGCTGGCCGACGATACCCGCGCGCTGTTCAACTGGGCCCACGCCGCGCAGTCGCAGGTGGCCAAGGGCAAGCCCGAAGATGCCGCGCGCGAGCGCCTGCAGCGCACGCTCGGCATGGCGCTGGAAATGATCGAACAGCAGCACAACCTGTGGACCGCCTGGCGCCGCGAGGACAAGGAAGGCCAGCCGCCGTTCGCGCGCTGGGTGACGCTGTCGCGCGATGGCGACCTGATCCTGCACTGCTCGCCCGTGTCGGCCGCCAACGTGCTGCGCAAGCTGCTGTGGGACGAAGTGGATTCCGTGGTGATGACCTCGGCCACGCTCACCGGCGGTGGCGATTTCCAGGCGCTGGCGATCGACAACGGCATTCCCAACGAAGCCGAGATGGTCTCGCTGGCGTCCCCGTTCGACCTGCCCAACCAGGCCGAGCTGATCGTGCCCAATTTCCCGGTCACCCCGGACGACCGCGACCGGCATCCGAAGGAAGTAGCCAAGTACCTGGTCAAGGAACTGGACTGGAGCAAGGGCAGCATCGTGCTGTTCACCTCGCGCTGGAAGATGGAGAAGGTGGCCGAGCTGATGCCGGCCGCGCAGCGCAAGCAGGTGCTGGTGCAGGGTGAGACCGCCAAACAGAAGATGATCGACGAACACCTGCGGCGCACCTCGGCAGGCGAGGGCTCGGTGCTGTTCGGGCTGAATTCGTTCGGCGAAGGCCTCGATCTGCCCGGCGAAGCCTGCACCACGGTGGTGATCACCCAGGTACCGTTTGCGGTGCCGACCGATCCGCAGACCTCCACCCTGAGCGAATGGTTCGAAAGCCGTGGGTTGAACGCCTTCAACCTGATCGCCATCCCGCACGCGCTGCGCACGCTGACCCAGTTCGCCGGCCGCCTGATCCGCACCTCCACCGACACCGGCCGCGTCATCATCCTCGACTCGCGCCTGATCAGCCGCCGTTACGGCAAGCGCATCATCGATGCATTGCCGCCCTTCAAGCGCGTCATCGGCTGA
- a CDS encoding DUF58 domain-containing protein, with the protein MRPGPLLLILLVGWALLGLPVAFGLLPVSAWWASAAAIAVLALVDLLRLRAQPSPTVQRELPEALALNVERRTTLRFESSRRQRVEVFDLVPGAWSLQGMPRALTLKPLVASSVEYTLTPTARGRFVFDGVHVRLHAPWRMWRQRRLLPPTLTVRVYPNFAPLTRFALFSAEQASRLVGAHLKRRRGEGTDFHQMREYRIGDSLRQIDWKATSRARKLISREYQDEKNQQLVLMIDTGRRMMASEGGLSHFDHVLNAALVVSYLALRQGDGVGLFASGGESRWVAPQRGMGAIDALLRASYDLQAQPVATDYLAAATELSLRQRRRSLVMLVTNVRDEDIEDLLVAVRLLQRQHLVCVASLRERELDGALEQEVETLQDATQAGAIARYLQQRNDAHEALRSHRVMVLDVTADALPGALVERYLAVKRDGLL; encoded by the coding sequence ATGAGACCAGGCCCGCTGCTGCTGATACTGCTGGTCGGCTGGGCGCTGCTCGGGCTGCCGGTGGCGTTCGGGCTGCTGCCGGTGTCGGCGTGGTGGGCGTCCGCAGCGGCGATCGCGGTGCTGGCACTGGTGGATCTGCTGCGGCTGCGCGCGCAGCCTTCGCCCACGGTGCAGCGCGAACTGCCGGAGGCGCTGGCGTTGAACGTCGAGCGGCGCACCACGCTGCGCTTCGAGTCCAGCCGCCGCCAGCGCGTGGAGGTGTTCGACCTGGTGCCGGGAGCGTGGTCGCTGCAGGGCATGCCGCGTGCATTGACACTCAAGCCGCTGGTGGCCAGCAGCGTGGAGTACACGTTGACCCCGACCGCGCGCGGCCGCTTCGTGTTCGACGGCGTGCATGTTCGCCTGCACGCGCCCTGGCGGATGTGGCGCCAGCGCCGCCTGCTGCCACCGACGCTGACCGTACGCGTGTATCCCAACTTCGCCCCGCTCACCCGCTTCGCATTGTTCAGTGCCGAACAGGCCTCGCGCCTGGTCGGTGCGCACCTCAAGCGCCGCCGTGGCGAGGGTACCGATTTCCACCAGATGCGCGAGTACCGCATCGGCGACAGCCTGCGCCAGATCGACTGGAAAGCCACCTCGCGCGCACGCAAGCTGATCTCGCGTGAGTACCAGGATGAAAAGAACCAGCAGCTGGTGCTGATGATCGACACCGGCCGCCGCATGATGGCCAGCGAAGGCGGGCTGTCGCACTTCGACCATGTGCTCAACGCGGCGCTGGTGGTGTCCTACCTGGCGCTGCGCCAGGGCGATGGCGTGGGCCTGTTCGCCAGTGGTGGCGAGAGCCGCTGGGTGGCACCCCAGCGCGGCATGGGCGCGATCGACGCGCTGCTGCGCGCCAGCTACGACCTGCAGGCGCAGCCGGTGGCAACTGATTACCTGGCTGCCGCCACCGAGCTGAGCCTGCGCCAGCGCCGGCGCTCGCTGGTGATGCTGGTCACCAACGTGCGCGATGAGGACATCGAAGACCTGCTGGTCGCGGTTCGGCTGCTGCAGCGGCAACACCTGGTGTGCGTGGCCAGCCTGCGCGAGCGCGAGCTGGACGGGGCGCTGGAGCAGGAAGTGGAGACGCTGCAGGATGCGACCCAGGCCGGCGCCATCGCGCGCTACCTGCAGCAGCGCAACGACGCGCATGAAGCACTGCGCAGCCACCGGGTGATGGTGCTGGACGTGACGGCCGATGCGCTGCCCGGGGCGCTGGTGGAGCGGTACCTCGCCGTCAAACGCGACGGGTTGCTGTAG
- a CDS encoding DUF418 domain-containing protein yields MAWLYAMGPPRQLLIDAPPRPPRQPLIDALRGFALLGVFLVNLRFYSLDALLDEAAQQALPSAALDHAVRTGMGWLLDMKAVTIFSLLFGMGFAMQMEMRPGLVPHLRRMGAFALIGLLHATVLWWGDILLTYAVVGLLLPLFRHLGNRGLLVAGLVAALFLPPLLAPWMREWVLTLTPRTQMYGNALDALSGGTLWQAWWQNLVLGGWVRLTNWALLLFVLGRFLLGYWAGRRGLLQRPEQHLPLLWGLCVGGAMVGVVFLCIEAAAPALKAQWPLLRDGVPGYLLRVSYRVAPLALGIAIACGFALLYLRPWAERGLRVLVPAGRMTLSNYLLQSLVCVPLFAGFGLGIGPSHGLWPVLLVAAIVFPLQLWLSAWWLRRYYFGPAEWLWRSLSEWQRLPMRRA; encoded by the coding sequence ATGGCGTGGCTCTACGCCATGGGGCCACCCCGCCAATTGTTGATTGATGCGCCGCCGCGACCCCCGCGCCAACCGCTGATCGATGCGCTGCGCGGCTTCGCGCTGCTGGGCGTGTTCCTGGTCAACCTGCGGTTCTATTCGCTGGATGCCTTGCTGGATGAGGCCGCGCAGCAGGCGCTGCCGAGTGCCGCGCTGGATCATGCGGTGCGCACCGGGATGGGGTGGCTGCTGGATATGAAGGCGGTGACGATCTTCTCGCTGCTGTTCGGCATGGGCTTTGCCATGCAGATGGAAATGCGCCCTGGGCTGGTTCCGCATCTGCGCCGGATGGGGGCGTTTGCCCTGATCGGGCTGCTGCATGCCACGGTGCTGTGGTGGGGCGACATCCTGCTGACCTATGCCGTGGTGGGCTTGCTGCTGCCGCTGTTCCGGCACCTGGGCAACCGCGGGTTGCTGGTGGCCGGCCTGGTGGCGGCGCTGTTCCTGCCACCGCTGCTGGCCCCGTGGATGCGCGAGTGGGTGCTGACGCTGACGCCGCGCACGCAGATGTATGGGAATGCGCTGGATGCGCTGTCCGGCGGCACGCTCTGGCAGGCGTGGTGGCAGAACCTGGTGCTGGGCGGCTGGGTGCGCCTCACCAACTGGGCCCTGCTGCTGTTCGTGCTGGGCCGCTTCCTGCTCGGCTACTGGGCAGGACGCCGGGGGCTGTTGCAGCGGCCCGAACAGCACCTGCCGCTGCTGTGGGGCCTGTGCGTTGGCGGCGCGATGGTTGGCGTGGTGTTCCTGTGCATCGAGGCCGCTGCGCCCGCGCTGAAGGCGCAATGGCCGCTGCTGCGCGATGGGGTACCGGGCTATCTGCTGCGGGTGAGCTATCGGGTGGCACCGCTGGCGCTGGGCATCGCCATCGCCTGCGGGTTCGCGCTGCTGTACCTGCGGCCGTGGGCCGAGCGCGGGTTGCGCGTGCTGGTGCCGGCCGGGCGCATGACGTTGAGCAACTACCTGCTGCAGAGCCTGGTGTGCGTACCGCTGTTTGCCGGGTTCGGGCTCGGTATCGGGCCCTCGCACGGCCTGTGGCCAGTGCTGCTGGTGGCGGCCATCGTGTTTCCGCTGCAGCTGTGGCTGAGTGCCTGGTGGCTGCGACGGTACTACTTCGGCCCGGCGGAGTGGTTGTGGCGCAGCCTGAGCGAGTGGCAGCGGCTGCCGATGCGTCGCGCGTAG
- the ilvD gene encoding dihydroxy-acid dehydratase: MPEYRSRTSTAGRNMAGARALWRATGMTDADFHKPIIAIANSFTQFVPGHVHLKDLGQLVAREIEQVGGVAKEFNTIAVDDGIAMGHDGMLYSLPSREIIADSVEYMVNAHCADALVCISNCDKITPGMLMAALRLNIPVVFVSGGPMEAGKTRLAEHKLDLVDAMVIAADASASDEKVAEYERSACPTCGSCSGMFTANSMNCLTEALGLSLPGNGSTLATHADREQLFRRAGRLVVELCHRWYGGEDASALPRGIATRAAFENAMTLDIAMGGSTNTILHLLAAAQEAEVDFDLHAIDALSRRVPQLCKVAPNTPKYHMEDVHRAGGVFAILGSLARGGLLHVDVPTVHSRTLADAIARWDVAVTDDAGVHEFFSAGPAGIPTQVAFSQATRWPSLDLDRAEGCIRDVANAYSAEGGLAVLRGNLAEDGCVVKTAGVDESIHVFEGNAKVFESQDAAVQGILADEVQAGDVVVIRYEGPRGGPGMQEMLYPTSYLKSKGLGKQCALLTDGRFSGGTSGLSIGHASPEAAAGGTIGLVRDGDRIRIDIPARRIDVLVDAATLATRRAEQDALGWQPREARPRKVTGALKAYALLATSADKGAVRDLGKL, from the coding sequence ATGCCTGAATACCGCTCCCGTACCTCCACCGCCGGCCGCAACATGGCCGGCGCCCGCGCCCTGTGGCGCGCCACCGGCATGACCGATGCGGATTTCCACAAGCCGATCATCGCCATCGCCAATTCATTTACCCAGTTCGTGCCCGGCCACGTGCACCTCAAGGACCTGGGCCAATTGGTGGCGCGCGAGATCGAGCAGGTCGGCGGCGTGGCCAAGGAGTTCAACACCATCGCGGTGGATGACGGCATCGCCATGGGCCACGACGGCATGCTGTATTCGCTGCCCAGCCGCGAGATCATCGCCGACTCGGTGGAGTACATGGTCAACGCGCACTGCGCCGATGCGCTGGTGTGCATTTCCAACTGCGACAAGATCACCCCCGGCATGCTGATGGCCGCCCTGCGGTTGAACATCCCGGTGGTGTTCGTTTCCGGTGGGCCGATGGAAGCGGGCAAGACCCGGCTGGCCGAGCACAAGCTGGACCTGGTGGATGCAATGGTGATCGCCGCCGATGCCAGCGCCTCCGATGAAAAGGTGGCCGAGTACGAACGCAGCGCCTGTCCTACCTGCGGGTCGTGTTCGGGCATGTTCACCGCGAACTCGATGAACTGCCTGACCGAAGCGCTGGGCCTGTCGCTGCCAGGCAACGGGTCGACCCTGGCCACCCACGCCGACCGCGAGCAGCTGTTCCGCCGTGCCGGTCGGCTGGTGGTGGAGCTGTGCCACCGCTGGTATGGCGGCGAAGATGCCAGCGCGCTGCCGCGCGGGATCGCCACGCGTGCGGCATTCGAGAATGCGATGACGCTGGATATCGCCATGGGCGGTTCCACCAACACCATCCTGCATCTGCTGGCGGCCGCGCAGGAGGCGGAGGTGGACTTCGACCTGCATGCCATCGACGCGCTGTCGCGACGGGTGCCGCAGTTGTGCAAGGTGGCGCCGAATACGCCGAAGTACCACATGGAGGATGTGCACCGCGCCGGTGGCGTGTTCGCGATCCTGGGATCGCTCGCACGCGGCGGGCTGCTGCATGTCGATGTGCCGACCGTGCACAGCCGCACCCTGGCCGATGCCATTGCGCGCTGGGATGTGGCGGTGACCGACGATGCCGGCGTGCATGAATTTTTCAGTGCCGGCCCGGCCGGCATTCCGACCCAGGTGGCTTTCAGCCAGGCCACGCGTTGGCCTTCGTTGGACCTGGACCGCGCCGAGGGGTGCATCCGCGATGTAGCGAACGCGTACTCGGCCGAAGGTGGGCTGGCGGTGCTGCGCGGCAACCTGGCCGAGGATGGCTGCGTGGTGAAGACCGCCGGCGTGGATGAGTCCATCCACGTGTTCGAGGGCAATGCGAAGGTGTTCGAAAGCCAGGACGCGGCCGTGCAGGGCATCCTGGCCGACGAGGTGCAGGCCGGCGACGTGGTGGTGATCCGCTATGAGGGCCCGCGTGGCGGGCCGGGCATGCAGGAGATGCTGTACCCGACCAGCTACCTGAAATCGAAGGGGCTGGGCAAGCAGTGTGCGCTGCTGACCGATGGACGGTTTTCGGGTGGTACGTCCGGGCTGTCGATCGGACACGCGTCGCCGGAGGCGGCGGCGGGTGGCACGATTGGATTGGTGCGCGATGGCGACCGGATCCGGATCGACATTCCGGCGCGGCGGATTGATGTGCTGGTGGATGCCGCTACCCTGGCGACGCGGCGTGCGGAGCAGGATGCGTTGGGGTGGCAGCCACGGGAGGCGCGTCCGCGCAAGGTGACCGGGGCGCTGAAGGCGTACGCATTGTTGGCGACCAGCGCGGACAAGGGCGCGGTGCGGGATCTGGGCAAGCTGTAG